The sequence ACCATTATTGGTAAGATTATAGCTCCTGTAATAGATGATAATGAAACGTATCTTGTAAAATAAAGTACTATTAAAAAACCAGCCAATGCAACTAAAACTCCCTTAGGAGATAAAAATAAAAATACTCCTAAACTTGTAGCAACTCCCTTTCCACCTTTAAAGTTTAAAAAGCATGAAAAAGAGTGAGCTAATATTGCAACTAATCCTATAAAGACAACAAAAACTGAACTTGCTCCAGCTTTATATGCAATAAATACAGGTAAATAACCCTTTAAAGCATCTAATACTAAAGTGGCAATCCCATACTTGGCTCCTAAATTTCTATAAGCATTTGTAGCTCCTGAATTTTTACTTCCAACTGTTCTAATATCTATTCCCTTAAATGTTTTCCCAAGCCATACCCCGTTAGGTAGTGACCCTAATAAATAAGCTAATACTACTAAAACTATATTAATAATCATAATTATCTTTCTCCTATCTTAAAAATTTGTTTTTGTTTTTTCTCACTTCCTCTATTATAGCATTTTTCAAGCTTTTTTTCCATTATAAAAAACAGGTGCAATACTTCAAGAGATAGTCAAATTGTATACTAATTATCTACATAAGTCAACTTAAAAACACATTTAAAGGATATTATACTTAATTTTTACACAACTCCCTTTTATTTTTTCTCATTTCCGTGTATAATAGCATGTATAATCTTTAAGAAATAAAAAGGAGAATTTTGTTTTGGATACAAAAGAAACGTTTAAGGTAACACAAATTGAAAAA is a genomic window of Fusobacterium sp. JB019 containing:
- the plsY gene encoding glycerol-3-phosphate 1-O-acyltransferase PlsY, with the translated sequence MIINIVLVVLAYLLGSLPNGVWLGKTFKGIDIRTVGSKNSGATNAYRNLGAKYGIATLVLDALKGYLPVFIAYKAGASSVFVVFIGLVAILAHSFSCFLNFKGGKGVATSLGVFLFLSPKGVLVALAGFLIVLYFTRYVSLSSITGAIILPIMVYILPVREGVDKAALCILVTIIGAFVIYKHKANISRLLNGTESKIVFK